A stretch of the Mycobacterium shigaense genome encodes the following:
- a CDS encoding 1,4-dihydroxy-2-naphthoate polyprenyltransferase, with protein sequence MASVGQWISGARPRTLPNAVAPVIAGTGAAAWLGSAVWWKALLALAVALALIVGVNYANDYSDGIRGTDDDRAGPMRLVGSRLATPRSVLTAAVTSLAVGAAAGLALALASAPWLIAVGAACIAGAWLYTGGSKPYGYAGFGEVAVFVFFGLVAVLGTQYTQALRIDWVGAALAVSIGALSSAVLVANNLRDIPTDALSGKITLAVRLGDARTRMLYQLLLATAGVLTLVLMLATPWCAVGLVTTPLALRAARPVRSGGGGPQLIPVLRDTGLAMLVWAIAVGAALALAHSG encoded by the coding sequence TGCGCGGCCGCGGACGCTGCCCAACGCGGTAGCCCCGGTCATCGCGGGCACTGGCGCCGCGGCCTGGCTGGGATCGGCCGTGTGGTGGAAGGCCCTGCTGGCGCTGGCGGTGGCGCTCGCGCTGATCGTCGGCGTCAACTACGCCAACGACTACTCCGACGGCATCCGCGGCACCGACGACGACCGCGCCGGCCCGATGCGGCTGGTGGGCTCGCGGCTGGCGACCCCGCGATCGGTGCTGACCGCCGCGGTGACCAGCCTGGCGGTGGGCGCGGCCGCCGGCCTGGCGCTGGCGCTGGCCAGCGCGCCGTGGCTGATCGCGGTCGGCGCCGCCTGCATCGCCGGGGCGTGGCTGTACACCGGCGGGTCGAAACCCTACGGCTACGCGGGTTTTGGCGAGGTCGCGGTGTTCGTGTTCTTCGGCCTGGTCGCGGTGCTCGGCACGCAGTACACCCAGGCGCTGCGGATCGACTGGGTGGGCGCGGCACTGGCCGTCTCGATCGGGGCGCTGTCGTCGGCGGTGCTGGTGGCCAACAACCTTCGCGACATCCCCACCGACGCACTGTCCGGCAAGATCACCCTCGCGGTCCGCCTGGGCGACGCCCGCACCCGCATGCTCTACCAATTGCTGTTGGCGACAGCGGGGGTGCTGACCCTGGTGCTGATGCTTGCCACGCCGTGGTGCGCGGTCGGGCTGGTGACCACCCCGCTGGCGTTACGCGCCGCCCGGCCCGTGCGCTCCGGGGGCGGCGGACCCCAGCTGATTCCGGTGCTGCGCGACACCGGGCTGGCCATGCTGGTGTGGGCGATCGCGGTGGGCGCGGCGCTGGCGCTGGCACACTCGGGATAG